The following proteins are encoded in a genomic region of Triticum dicoccoides isolate Atlit2015 ecotype Zavitan chromosome 1B, WEW_v2.0, whole genome shotgun sequence:
- the LOC119350192 gene encoding putative HVA22-like protein g → MDMKESAVKVQVAMLMVVKTFMDWTVSWLPMYGEAKLLLVIYLWHPSTWGARHVYDGFLHPLVVWHEADIDRGLLELRARARDMTTSQLKAAAAIGQVWLVEAARCVPSQLQAARSSREGATH, encoded by the exons ATGGACATGAAAGAATCAGCAGTAAA GGTTCAGGTGGCGATGTTGATGGTCGTCAAGACGTTCATGGACTGGACGGTGTCATGGCTACCAATGTACGGAGAGGCGAAGCTGCTTCTCGTCATCTACCTCTGGCACCCCAGCACATGG GGTGCGCGGCACGTGTACGATGGCTTCCTCCATCCGCTGGTGGTGTGGCATGAGGCCGACATCGACCGGGGCCTACTTGAGCTGAGGGCTAGGGCGAGGGACATGACGACGTCACAACTCAAGGCGGCGGCTGCCATCGGTCAAGTGTGGCTAGTCGAGGCTGCCCGTTGTGTTCCGTCGCAGTTGCAGGCCGCGAGATCAAGCAGGGAAGGCGCCACGCATTGA